From a region of the Desulfuromonas sp. KJ2020 genome:
- a CDS encoding YbfB/YjiJ family MFS transporter, whose amino-acid sequence MATTPAKQESVPHPARASLRVLLGGMLGMAVAMGLGRFVFTPIIPLMQRDLGLTHGLAGWLAGLNYLGYLIGALLCSFMPQLARNRLVGLSALLVTIIGTALMAMTQTGLVWGLLRLAAGIASALLFIIISVEVAEALGRRGHLPWIGALYGGIGFGIALSGSLVPLFDWGWGWQGAWIGSGLIAALLALIGMAIGRETAPPEGANAVAPPAGRLNRTLWPLAAAYFCEGLGYIVSATFLVSIIAETDGLAFFAPYSWVAVGLAAIPSTLFWPWLARRFGARLALLLAYGLQAAGILVCIWAESVPTVLFAAVSFGGTFLGIVALVMAEGGRRAPGSQQRIAAVLTACFGIGQILGPPIAGVLADLRHGFALPLLLAAGTVLVGALFIAIDRSFQKP is encoded by the coding sequence ATGGCGACCACACCGGCAAAACAAGAATCAGTTCCGCACCCGGCCAGGGCCTCCCTCAGAGTGCTCCTGGGCGGCATGCTCGGCATGGCCGTGGCCATGGGATTGGGGCGCTTTGTCTTCACCCCCATCATCCCCCTCATGCAGCGCGATCTCGGCCTGACCCATGGTCTGGCCGGCTGGCTGGCCGGCCTGAACTATCTCGGCTATCTCATCGGCGCCCTGCTTTGCTCCTTCATGCCACAGCTGGCGCGCAACCGCCTCGTCGGCCTCAGCGCCCTGTTGGTGACCATCATCGGCACAGCACTGATGGCCATGACGCAGACAGGCCTGGTCTGGGGTCTGCTGCGTCTGGCGGCCGGCATTGCCAGCGCCCTGCTCTTCATCATCATTTCCGTCGAAGTGGCCGAGGCCCTGGGCCGCCGGGGACACCTACCCTGGATCGGCGCCCTCTATGGCGGCATCGGTTTCGGCATCGCCCTGAGCGGCAGCCTTGTCCCGCTGTTTGACTGGGGCTGGGGCTGGCAGGGGGCCTGGATAGGAAGCGGCCTGATAGCGGCCTTGCTGGCGCTGATCGGCATGGCCATCGGGCGCGAAACCGCGCCGCCGGAAGGGGCCAACGCGGTGGCACCCCCGGCCGGTCGGCTCAATCGCACCCTCTGGCCCCTGGCGGCCGCTTACTTCTGTGAAGGACTGGGCTACATTGTCTCGGCCACTTTCCTGGTTTCCATCATTGCCGAAACCGACGGTCTCGCCTTCTTCGCCCCCTACAGCTGGGTGGCGGTCGGGCTGGCGGCCATCCCATCGACCCTTTTCTGGCCCTGGCTGGCCCGCCGTTTCGGCGCCCGTCTCGCCCTGCTGCTGGCCTACGGCCTGCAGGCCGCCGGCATCCTCGTCTGCATCTGGGCCGAAAGCGTGCCGACCGTGCTCTTTGCCGCCGTCTCCTTCGGCGGCACCTTCCTGGGCATCGTTGCCCTGGTCATGGCCGAAGGCGGGCGCCGCGCCCCCGGCAGCCAGCAGCGTATTGCCGCCGTCCTCACCGCCTGCTTCGGCATCGGCCAGATCCTGGGGCCGCCCATTGCCGGCGTGCTGGCCGACCTGCGCCACGGTTTCGCCCTCCCCCTGCTGCTCGCGGCGGGCACCGTACTGGTCGGGGCCCTTTTCATTGCCATCGACCGCTCTTTTCAGAAACCCTGA
- a CDS encoding cation-translocating P-type ATPase — MMKSHWHNLSREQVAEKLETDLRQGLSETEAAARLERHGLNQLEEGGRRPLWRMFLEQFRDFMILVLLGAAVISGLIGEAVDTIAILVIVGLNAVIGAVQEYRAEKAMAALKAMAAPAARVRRGGQVMELPAAKLVPGDVVLLQAGAVVPADLRLVESADLEANESMLTGESTGVAKQVESLAEPKLAVAERVNMVFKGSQVNRGRAVGLVVATGMATELGQIARLLQKTVDSKTPLQKRLALFSKKLALVVLAICAVIFVVGLLRGEPVMLMLLTAISLAVAAIPEALPAVISVALALGAARMSKRHALLRNLPAVETLGSVTYICTDKTGTLTQNRMHAEGFYLDGQMHEAIPGESRLFGEALALNNDVEGTEGNLKGDPTEVALYEAAQKYGYRRQELEERLPRVAEFPFDAERKRMSTLHRHEDGIVLFCKGAPERLLPLCTGGEVDGLLAQAESLAGEGYRVLAVASRQLPELPEKLEMEEAERDLTFLGLVALIDPPREEAPQAVQDCLSAGIVPVMITGDHPATALAIAKRLGMAESEEQLITGQELAELEPEELRQRARQLRVYARTSPEQKIRIVEALQDLGEFCAMTGDGVNDAPALKKADIGVAMGDNGTDVAREASDMVLLDDNFASITAAVREGRRIFDNIRKFIRYTMTSNSGEIWVLFLAPFMGLPIPLLPIHILWINLVTDGLPGLALTAEKAEPGVMQRPPRAPDESIFAHGMWQHMVWVGLLIGGLSLAAMGWAYGTGHENWQTIVFTVLTFCQLAHVLVIRSETESLWRLGLFSNRPLLGAVALTVLLQLGVIYLPAMNGIFKTAPLTLPELMLCGGLPLLVLVGVELEKWWRRRQLSRQQ, encoded by the coding sequence ATGATGAAATCTCACTGGCACAACCTTTCACGGGAACAGGTGGCGGAAAAGCTCGAAACGGACCTGCGTCAGGGCCTCAGTGAAACCGAGGCGGCGGCTCGCTTGGAGCGCCATGGGCTGAATCAGCTGGAAGAAGGCGGCCGGCGTCCGCTGTGGCGGATGTTTCTGGAGCAGTTCCGCGACTTCATGATTCTGGTCCTGCTGGGGGCGGCGGTGATATCGGGGCTGATCGGCGAGGCGGTGGATACCATCGCCATTCTGGTCATCGTCGGCCTCAACGCGGTCATCGGCGCCGTACAGGAATATCGGGCCGAAAAGGCCATGGCCGCTTTAAAGGCGATGGCAGCGCCGGCAGCGAGGGTGCGACGCGGTGGCCAGGTGATGGAGCTGCCGGCTGCGAAGCTGGTGCCCGGCGATGTGGTGTTGCTGCAGGCCGGGGCCGTGGTGCCGGCTGATCTGCGTCTGGTGGAGAGTGCCGACCTCGAAGCCAACGAGTCTATGTTGACGGGAGAATCGACAGGGGTTGCCAAACAGGTGGAATCCCTTGCCGAGCCGAAACTGGCCGTGGCCGAGCGTGTCAACATGGTTTTCAAGGGGAGTCAGGTCAACCGGGGCAGGGCAGTCGGCCTGGTAGTGGCCACGGGCATGGCCACTGAATTGGGCCAGATCGCCCGGCTGCTGCAGAAGACTGTCGACAGCAAGACGCCCCTGCAGAAACGTCTGGCGCTCTTCAGCAAAAAGCTGGCCCTGGTGGTGCTGGCGATCTGTGCGGTGATCTTCGTCGTCGGCCTGCTGCGGGGCGAGCCGGTCATGCTCATGCTCCTTACCGCCATCAGCCTGGCCGTGGCCGCCATCCCCGAAGCCCTGCCGGCGGTCATCAGCGTCGCTCTCGCCCTGGGAGCCGCGCGCATGAGCAAACGTCACGCCCTGCTGCGCAACCTGCCGGCGGTGGAGACCCTGGGCTCGGTCACCTATATCTGTACGGACAAAACGGGCACTCTGACCCAGAACCGCATGCACGCCGAAGGCTTTTACCTCGACGGTCAGATGCATGAGGCGATTCCCGGGGAGAGCCGGTTGTTCGGGGAGGCTTTGGCCCTGAACAACGATGTCGAAGGCACAGAGGGTAATCTCAAGGGCGATCCGACGGAAGTTGCCCTCTACGAGGCGGCGCAGAAGTACGGGTACCGCCGGCAGGAACTGGAGGAGCGCTTGCCGCGGGTGGCCGAATTCCCCTTCGATGCCGAGCGCAAACGCATGTCGACCCTGCATCGGCATGAGGACGGGATTGTCCTTTTCTGCAAGGGTGCTCCGGAGCGGCTGCTCCCCCTGTGCACGGGGGGAGAGGTGGATGGGCTGCTGGCGCAGGCGGAATCCCTGGCCGGAGAAGGGTACCGGGTGCTGGCGGTGGCCAGCCGGCAACTGCCGGAGTTGCCTGAAAAGCTGGAGATGGAAGAAGCTGAGCGCGACCTGACTTTTCTCGGTCTGGTGGCCCTGATCGACCCGCCGCGGGAGGAGGCACCGCAGGCGGTGCAGGACTGTCTCAGCGCCGGCATTGTCCCCGTCATGATCACCGGCGATCATCCGGCGACGGCGCTCGCCATTGCCAAACGCCTCGGCATGGCCGAGTCGGAGGAACAGCTGATCACGGGCCAGGAGCTGGCTGAGCTGGAGCCGGAAGAATTGAGACAGCGGGCGCGACAGCTTCGGGTCTATGCCCGCACCAGCCCGGAGCAGAAGATCCGCATCGTCGAGGCCCTGCAGGACTTGGGGGAATTCTGCGCCATGACCGGGGACGGCGTCAACGACGCGCCCGCCCTCAAAAAGGCCGACATCGGGGTGGCCATGGGCGACAACGGCACGGATGTGGCCCGGGAAGCTTCCGACATGGTGCTGCTGGACGACAACTTTGCCTCCATTACCGCTGCCGTACGGGAGGGGCGCCGCATCTTCGACAACATCCGCAAGTTCATCCGCTACACCATGACCAGCAATTCGGGGGAGATCTGGGTGCTCTTTCTGGCGCCTTTCATGGGGTTGCCCATTCCGCTCTTGCCCATCCATATTCTGTGGATCAATCTGGTGACCGACGGTCTGCCGGGGCTGGCCCTGACCGCTGAAAAAGCCGAGCCGGGGGTCATGCAGCGGCCGCCCCGCGCTCCCGACGAAAGCATTTTCGCCCACGGCATGTGGCAGCATATGGTCTGGGTCGGTCTGCTTATCGGTGGTCTTTCTCTGGCTGCCATGGGCTGGGCCTACGGAACCGGCCATGAAAACTGGCAGACTATCGTCTTTACGGTGCTTACTTTCTGTCAGCTCGCCCACGTTCTGGTTATCCGCTCGGAGACGGAATCCCTGTGGCGGCTTGGCCTGTTCAGCAACCGACCGCTGCTGGGGGCGGTTGCCCTGACCGTGCTGCTTCAGCTGGGGGTTATCTATCTACCGGCCATGAACGGCATTTTCAAGACCGCTCCCCTGACTTTGCCGGAACTGATGCTGTGCGGCGGTTTGCCGCTGCTGGTGCTGGTGGGTGTAGAGCTCGAAAAGTGGTGGCGCCGGCGACAGCTGTCGCGCCAGCAATAA
- a CDS encoding serine/threonine-protein kinase, with protein sequence MSNETLISLPADRVQRLKTGAADSLFLLRSPRALLRGLQRKWLVPVLLLASLVLVPLMLLPATHFLLEKIYPPVEKKQLFGLLKTSKEDERLARRKAQSTLVIWSLAGLGVATGLVLYAPIIRRAAEQEILLQPPKQLTNAGRSHLEERYRIDAEIGSGTMGVVYSAFDQTLERQVALKELPAVFVRDPERRERFRREALTLAQLTHPGIVQIYDLFDDGSRLILVMELIRGGTLEDHMAGRAPFAEAEALGMVAQIGDTLCHVHEKGIVHRDLKPANILLDEQQRLKVTDFGLARLVRESGLTLDGSLMGTPYYMSPEQASGKPTDFRADIYSLGVIFYELLAGSPPFSGEPAAVLLQQITDEPPPLQERVEGLRQEVADLVMAMLRKDPDERLCDHREISRRLQELRS encoded by the coding sequence ATGTCGAACGAAACACTGATATCCCTCCCTGCTGACAGGGTCCAGCGGCTGAAAACCGGCGCGGCCGACAGTCTTTTTCTGCTGCGTTCCCCGAGGGCCCTCCTTAGGGGCCTGCAAAGAAAGTGGCTGGTTCCCGTCCTGCTGCTCGCTTCGCTGGTCCTGGTGCCGCTGATGCTGCTGCCGGCCACCCATTTTCTGCTCGAAAAGATCTATCCCCCCGTCGAAAAAAAGCAACTCTTCGGCCTGCTGAAAACCTCCAAGGAAGATGAGCGTCTGGCCCGCCGCAAAGCTCAGTCCACCTTGGTGATCTGGAGTCTGGCCGGCCTGGGCGTGGCCACCGGACTGGTTCTCTACGCGCCGATTATCCGGCGCGCCGCTGAACAGGAAATCCTCCTTCAGCCGCCAAAACAGCTGACCAACGCCGGCCGGTCGCACCTGGAAGAGCGTTACCGCATCGACGCGGAGATTGGCTCCGGTACCATGGGCGTGGTTTACTCGGCCTTCGACCAAACGCTGGAGCGGCAGGTCGCCCTGAAGGAATTGCCCGCCGTCTTTGTGCGTGATCCTGAGCGAAGAGAGCGTTTCCGCCGCGAAGCGCTCACCCTGGCCCAGTTGACCCATCCCGGCATCGTGCAGATTTACGATCTCTTCGATGACGGCTCCCGCCTGATCCTGGTGATGGAACTGATTCGCGGCGGCACCCTGGAAGACCATATGGCCGGCCGGGCGCCCTTTGCCGAGGCCGAGGCGTTGGGCATGGTCGCGCAGATCGGCGATACCCTGTGCCATGTGCATGAGAAGGGGATCGTGCATCGTGATCTGAAGCCAGCCAACATCCTTCTCGACGAACAGCAGCGCCTGAAAGTGACCGACTTCGGCCTGGCTCGCCTGGTGCGGGAAAGCGGCCTGACCCTCGATGGCAGCCTCATGGGTACCCCCTATTACATGAGTCCCGAGCAGGCGTCAGGCAAACCCACCGATTTTCGGGCCGACATCTATTCCCTCGGCGTGATCTTTTACGAACTGCTGGCCGGCTCGCCCCCCTTTTCCGGCGAACCGGCAGCGGTGCTGCTGCAGCAGATAACCGACGAGCCGCCGCCCTTGCAGGAGCGGGTGGAAGGGCTACGCCAGGAGGTCGCGGATCTGGTCATGGCCATGCTGCGCAAAGACCCCGACGAACGCCTCTGCGACCATCGGGAAATTTCGCGGCGACTGCAGGAACTGCGGTCCTGA
- a CDS encoding FHA domain-containing protein, translating into MAKIVVMFKGQVVKEVAIGSEGIRIGRDADNDIQIDNLAVSRHHAEIYRQGIPFYLEDLKSTNGTFLNGALLNWKRGLNHQDKITIGKHTLVFMEEAKDQPGKSRPSAANETLCLTPEDLERMRRNS; encoded by the coding sequence ATGGCAAAAATCGTGGTGATGTTCAAGGGACAGGTTGTGAAAGAAGTGGCGATCGGTAGCGAAGGAATCCGCATCGGCCGTGACGCCGACAACGACATCCAGATCGACAACCTGGCCGTATCCCGCCATCATGCCGAAATCTACCGGCAGGGCATCCCTTTTTATCTGGAAGATCTCAAGAGCACCAACGGCACCTTTCTCAACGGCGCCCTGCTTAACTGGAAAAGGGGATTAAACCACCAGGACAAGATCACCATCGGCAAGCATACCCTCGTCTTTATGGAAGAGGCCAAGGATCAGCCGGGCAAATCCAGGCCTTCCGCCGCCAATGAGACCCTCTGCCTGACCCCCGAAGATCTGGAGCGCATGCGCCGCAACAGCTGA
- a CDS encoding Na+/H+ antiporter subunit E, producing MAAWFRELTLRFLLLTLVWWILTEGDSAALGFGLPVILLALGAGHLLAVDRQKTWTLAGLLSFLPFFFYASLRGGLDVARRVYDPRLPISPAICEFSLHLPPGPARVFLANTISLLPGTCSVSLQAEGRLLVHALDDSRALEESLRRVERRVAALFGLTLASKGREEANA from the coding sequence GTGGCTGCGTGGTTTCGGGAACTGACGCTCCGTTTTCTGCTTTTGACCCTGGTGTGGTGGATTCTGACGGAAGGGGATTCCGCCGCCCTGGGTTTCGGCCTCCCCGTGATTCTGCTGGCGCTGGGGGCCGGTCACCTGCTGGCGGTCGACCGTCAGAAGACCTGGACGCTGGCCGGCCTGCTTTCCTTTCTGCCTTTCTTCTTTTATGCCTCCCTACGTGGCGGTCTCGACGTCGCCCGCCGCGTCTACGATCCCCGTCTGCCTATTTCCCCTGCCATCTGTGAATTCTCCCTTCATCTGCCACCCGGCCCGGCCCGGGTCTTTCTGGCCAACACCATCAGCCTGCTGCCCGGCACCTGCAGTGTTTCCCTGCAGGCGGAAGGCCGTTTGCTGGTGCATGCCCTCGACGACAGTCGGGCCCTGGAAGAGTCTCTTCGCCGGGTGGAGCGACGGGTGGCGGCCCTTTTCGGACTGACGCTGGCTAGCAAGGGCCGGGAGGAAGCGAATGCCTGA
- a CDS encoding monovalent cation/H+ antiporter complex subunit F — protein MPDFFLVTAIFLLLTIVVGLVRVLKGPTPADRMLAAQLFGTTGVAILLLLAEAMGLPALRDVALIFILLGALATVAFVKRFWVIQKRTGKDDDD, from the coding sequence ATGCCTGACTTTTTTCTGGTCACGGCGATCTTTCTTCTTCTGACCATCGTGGTTGGCCTGGTGCGCGTCCTTAAAGGACCTACGCCAGCGGACCGCATGCTGGCCGCCCAGCTCTTCGGCACCACGGGAGTGGCGATCCTGCTGTTGCTGGCCGAAGCCATGGGCCTGCCGGCACTACGGGACGTGGCCCTGATCTTCATTCTGCTCGGAGCCCTGGCGACGGTGGCTTTTGTCAAAAGATTCTGGGTGATCCAGAAAAGGACCGGAAAGGATGACGATGATTGA
- a CDS encoding monovalent cation/H(+) antiporter subunit G, with protein sequence MIDFLSVLLTLAGAVFFLAGTLGMLRLPDVYTRLHALTKADNLGLGLTVSGLLLQAGSVPVALKMLLIWLLALVASSAACYLVANSAFRGGLQPRQGRFCAKERS encoded by the coding sequence ATGATTGACTTTTTGTCCGTGCTGCTGACGCTGGCCGGAGCGGTCTTCTTTCTGGCGGGGACGCTGGGGATGCTGCGGCTGCCGGATGTCTATACCCGCCTTCACGCTTTGACCAAGGCTGACAACCTCGGTCTGGGGCTGACGGTGTCGGGTTTGCTGCTGCAGGCGGGATCGGTGCCGGTGGCGCTGAAGATGCTGCTCATCTGGCTGCTGGCCCTGGTGGCCAGCTCGGCCGCCTGTTATCTGGTGGCGAACAGCGCCTTTCGTGGCGGCCTGCAGCCACGCCAGGGGCGCTTCTGCGCGAAGGAGCGGTCATAA
- a CDS encoding DUF4040 domain-containing protein, with translation MSLAFAFDLLLLAALLALAWQILSARDLFKAVVLFMAFGLLMALAWVRLRAPDIALAEAAIGAGLTGALLLDAVGHLDVARNGATTREPSSSLAEEE, from the coding sequence ATGTCTCTCGCTTTCGCCTTTGATCTGCTGCTGCTCGCTGCGCTGCTGGCCTTGGCCTGGCAGATTCTGTCAGCCCGCGATCTCTTCAAGGCGGTGGTGCTGTTCATGGCCTTCGGACTGCTCATGGCGCTGGCCTGGGTGCGGCTGCGGGCCCCCGATATCGCCCTGGCGGAAGCGGCCATCGGCGCCGGACTCACCGGAGCCCTTTTGCTGGACGCGGTCGGGCACCTGGATGTGGCACGGAATGGGGCCACGACCAGGGAACCTTCCTCCTCGTTAGCGGAGGAAGAATGA
- a CDS encoding Na(+)/H(+) antiporter subunit B translates to MKLAERIPNGLVSLVLAVFAAVLVWTVLSLPAASVRLQPLVNARLVDSGVHSPVTAVLLNFRGYDTLLEIGVLLLAAMACMALRQGQPPGPLLMIAPPGPVLAAMTRLVVPLMVLTSGYLLWAGEHAPGGAFQAGAVLAAAGVLLLLGGKLNVRLGAPWRVRVALASGFAFFLGLALATLGMGGKLLEYPQNGAGPLIVALESLLTLSIAVTLVALFASNPPAGSPMVPPEEEDV, encoded by the coding sequence ATGAAGTTGGCGGAGAGGATTCCCAACGGGCTGGTCTCGCTGGTCCTGGCAGTCTTTGCAGCCGTCCTGGTCTGGACCGTGCTGTCCTTGCCGGCCGCGTCGGTCCGTCTGCAGCCGCTGGTAAACGCCCGCCTGGTGGACTCGGGAGTTCACTCGCCGGTGACCGCCGTTCTCCTCAATTTTCGGGGCTACGATACCTTGCTGGAGATCGGGGTCCTGCTGCTGGCGGCGATGGCCTGCATGGCGCTGCGGCAGGGGCAACCGCCTGGACCGCTGCTCATGATCGCCCCGCCCGGCCCGGTGCTGGCGGCCATGACGCGATTGGTCGTTCCCCTGATGGTGCTGACCTCAGGCTATCTTCTTTGGGCCGGCGAACATGCGCCGGGTGGGGCTTTTCAGGCCGGCGCCGTGTTGGCTGCTGCCGGGGTCCTGCTGCTTCTGGGAGGAAAGCTGAATGTCCGTCTGGGGGCTCCCTGGCGGGTGCGGGTGGCGCTGGCTTCCGGCTTCGCCTTTTTCCTGGGATTGGCGCTGGCCACCTTGGGGATGGGGGGGAAACTGCTCGAATATCCCCAGAACGGGGCGGGTCCCCTGATCGTCGCCCTGGAGTCTCTGCTGACCTTGTCCATTGCGGTAACMCTGGTGGCCCTGTTTGCCTCAAACCCGCCGGCCGGATCACCGATGGTGCCCCCGGAAGAGGAGGACGTGTGA
- a CDS encoding NADH-quinone oxidoreductase subunit K has translation MTQANLYMVGAVLLFCLGLRGLLFDRHLLRKILALNIMSSGVFLLLVGIASRDPQQNPDPVPLAMVLTGIVVAVSATAFALALARRYYQQTGKTRLPEGE, from the coding sequence GTGACCCAGGCCAATCTTTATATGGTGGGCGCCGTTTTGCTCTTCTGCCTGGGCCTGCGCGGACTGCTTTTTGATCGCCATCTGCTGCGCAAGATCCTGGCCCTGAATATCATGAGCAGCGGCGTTTTTCTGCTGCTGGTGGGCATAGCTTCCCGCGACCCGCAGCAGAACCCTGACCCGGTTCCCCTCGCCATGGTGCTGACAGGGATCGTCGTGGCGGTGAGTGCGACGGCCTTTGCTCTGGCGCTGGCGCGCCGGTACTATCAGCAGACCGGAAAGACCCGGCTGCCGGAGGGGGAATGA
- a CDS encoding complex I subunit 5 family protein, whose translation MTTLPWEVCIILAPFIGGLLAFVGGRRSGRWFFGATVLVVGGGLFALTRELWRQGPRAYALGDWGAPLGIELYADGLSLLMLLLTALVFILVSIFSLGLIKATPVEAEGCENALFWPLVLFFWGALNALFLSRDVFNLYVTLELLTLSAVPLITLSGTASSLAAGLRYLLVALLGSLAYLLGTALFYAVSGSLTLHTLAESLDGVGSLSVAAGLMIVGLLLKTALFPLHFWLPAAYAEAPTPVSALLAALATKASFYLLLRLWFELFSFGQELAAAQILGGLGMLAILWGSLLAWRQGRVKRLLAYSSIAQIGYLFLVFPLMAAWIPAGDGVSLEVPGAWGGLVFLLLSHGLAKSAMFMSAGCLAQAAGSDQIADLTGIGRQFPVPLFAFALGGMTLMGLPPSGGFSSKWLFLKASVESLQWWWVPGMLLGGVLAAGYVFRVLRQALVWDENVGPYRAVPRRMQWAAMAMALLSLALGLCGSWPLDLLAIGYPGGP comes from the coding sequence ATGACGACTCTGCCCTGGGAAGTCTGCATCATCCTGGCGCCCTTTATCGGGGGGCTGCTGGCTTTTGTGGGCGGCCGGCGATCGGGCCGCTGGTTCTTCGGTGCCACCGTGCTGGTTGTTGGGGGCGGCTTGTTCGCCCTGACGCGGGAGCTGTGGCGGCAGGGTCCGCGGGCCTATGCGCTAGGCGACTGGGGCGCGCCCCTGGGCATCGAGCTGTATGCTGATGGACTGAGCCTGCTCATGCTGCTACTGACCGCCCTTGTGTTCATTCTGGTCAGCATATTCTCCCTGGGGCTGATCAAAGCCACGCCTGTGGAGGCGGAAGGCTGCGAAAACGCCCTGTTCTGGCCCCTCGTGCTCTTTTTCTGGGGTGCGTTGAATGCACTCTTTCTCTCGCGCGATGTCTTCAATCTCTATGTTACCCTCGAACTGCTGACCCTCTCCGCCGTGCCGCTCATCACCTTGTCCGGCACGGCTTCCTCCCTGGCGGCAGGGCTGCGCTACCTCTTGGTCGCTCTGCTCGGCTCTTTGGCTTACCTACTGGGGACGGCTCTTTTCTATGCGGTCAGCGGTTCCCTCACTCTTCACACCCTGGCGGAATCGCTTGACGGGGTCGGCAGTCTGTCGGTGGCTGCCGGCCTTATGATTGTGGGTCTTTTGCTGAAAACCGCCCTTTTTCCCCTTCACTTCTGGCTTCCCGCCGCCTATGCCGAGGCGCCGACTCCCGTCAGCGCCCTGCTGGCGGCCCTGGCCACCAAGGCTTCCTTTTATCTTCTGCTGCGCCTCTGGTTTGAGCTCTTCTCCTTCGGGCAGGAATTGGCCGCGGCACAGATTCTCGGGGGGCTCGGGATGCTGGCCATCCTCTGGGGTTCTCTATTGGCCTGGCGGCAGGGACGGGTGAAGAGATTGCTGGCCTATTCTAGCATCGCCCAAATCGGTTATCTCTTTCTGGTTTTTCCCCTCATGGCGGCCTGGATCCCTGCCGGGGACGGAGTGTCGCTGGAAGTGCCGGGAGCCTGGGGCGGGCTGGTTTTTCTGCTCCTCTCCCATGGTTTGGCCAAGTCGGCCATGTTCATGTCGGCGGGGTGTCTGGCTCAGGCCGCCGGCTCTGACCAGATCGCCGATCTGACCGGCATCGGCCGTCAATTTCCTGTCCCCCTCTTCGCCTTTGCTCTGGGGGGGATGACCCTGATGGGGTTGCCGCCCAGCGGGGGTTTTTCTTCAAAGTGGCTTTTTCTCAAGGCCTCGGTAGAAAGTCTGCAGTGGTGGTGGGTGCCGGGCATGCTCCTCGGCGGCGTGCTGGCGGCGGGCTATGTCTTTCGTGTGCTGCGTCAGGCCCTGGTGTGGGATGAGAATGTCGGGCCGTACCGTGCAGTCCCGCGCCGCATGCAGTGGGCGGCCATGGCCATGGCCCTGCTCTCCCTGGCGCTGGGCCTGTGCGGGTCCTGGCCCCTTGATCTGCTGGCCATCGGCTATCCGGGGGGACCATGA